The Paraburkholderia hospita DNA segment CTCGACCGTTACCAGGAGCACATCGAAGCCGGCTACAAGGCTATTCGCATTCAGTGCGGCGTGCCGAACATGCGCTCGGTCTATGGCGTGTCGAAGGGTTCCGGCATGTACGAGCCCGCGACCAAAGGTGCCGTCGAGGAGCAAAGCTGGTCGACGGAAAAGTATCTCGACTTCGTACCGAAGCTCTTCGAAGCCGTGCGCGACAAGTTTGGCTTCGATACCCACATGCTGCACGACGTGCATCACCGGCTCACGCCGATCGAAGCGGCGCGCCTGGGTAAATCGGTCGAGCCGTATCGGCTCTTCTGGATGGAAGACCCGACGCCCGCCGAAAACCAGGCGGGCTTCCGCCTGATACGCGAGCACACGGTCACGCCAATCGCGGTCGGCGAAGTGTTCAACAGCATCTGGGACTGCAAGCAACTGATCGAAGAGCAGTTGATCGACTACATCCGCGCGACGCTCACGCACGCGGGCGGCATCACGCACCTGAAGCGCATCGCCGATTTCGCTTCGCTCTATCAGGTGCGCACGGGCTGTCACGGGCCATCGGATCTGTCGCCCGTCTGCATGGGCGCGGCGCTTCACTTCGACCTGTGGGTGCCGAACTTCGGCGTGCAGGAATACATGGGCTTTCCGAAAGAAGCGCTCGACGTGTTCCCGCATGCGTGGAGCTTCGATCACGGCATGATGCATCCCGGCGAGGCGCCGGGACATGGTGTCGATATCGATGAGGAAGCGGCCGCGCGCTATCCGTACGACCCGGCGTATCTGCCCGTCGCGCGGCTCGAAGACGGCACGTTGTGGAACTGGTAAGTCCCTTCGACAGATAAAACGACAGCCAGGAGACAGGCATGGCAGACAAGAAAACCCGTGCGATGCTGCGGCGCGTGGCCGCTGCATCGACGATCGGCACGGCCGCCGAGTACTACGATTTCTTCGTGTACGGCACGGCTGCCGTGCTCGTGTTCGGCGCGAAGTTCTTCCCGTCGAGCGACCCGCTGATCGGCACGCTCGCGGCATTCGCGACCTACGCCGTGGGGTTCGTGGCACGGCCACTCGGCGGCATCGTGTTCGGCCATTTCGGCGATCGCATCGGACGCAAGAAGGCGTTGATCGTCACGATCCTGATCGTCGGGCTGGGGACGTTCGCGATCGGCCTGCTGCCGGACTATTCGCAGATCGGCGTCTGGGCGCCTGCATCGCTGATACTGATTCGCGTGCTGCAGGGCTTCGGCGTAGGTGGTGAACAAGCGGGCGCGGTGTTGTTGACGGCGGAATATGCACCGCCTCGCGAGCGCGGTTTTTTCGCGAGTCTCGTGCAGCTCGGCGCACCTGCGGGCTTCCTGATTCCGTCGGGTCTATTCGCGCTGCTGAGCGCGACACTCACGCATGAGCAACTGATGGACTGGGGCTGGCGTCTGCCGTTTCTGGGCAGCATCGTACTGGTCGTAGTCGGCCTGTATATCCGGCTGCGCACGGAAGAGTCGCCGATCTTCGCCAGCATCCGCGAGACGAAGGCAGTCGAGTCGCGGCCGGTGGTCGAGGTCGTGAAGCAGTTCGGGCCTACCATCGTGAAAGGCGTCGGCGCGAAGCTGATCGAGGCGTGCACGTTCGCGATGTACACGATGATCGTCCTCGCCTACGGACGTGCCCACGGCATCAGCGAAAGCCTGCTGCTGCAGACCATCATCGTTGCTGTCGTGCTGGAGCTTCTCGCGATTCCGCTGGTCGGCGCGCTGTCGGATCGCATCGGCCGGCGCACGACGTTCATCACGGGCGCGGTGCTGCAAGTGCTGCTCGTCGTGCCACTGTTTCATGCCGTCGACAGCGGCAACCGTCTCGCGATCCAGGCGGCGATGATACTCGCGATCTCGGTCGGTCACAGTCTGTGCTATGCGCCTCAGGCATCGCTTTTCCCCGAGCTCTTTCCAGCGCGCGTGCGATGCAGCGGCATTGCGCTCATCTGGCAGATTGGATCGCTGATCGGCAGCGGTGTGCTCGGACTCGTCGCGGTCAAACTGATTCAGGCGACACACGGAAATTCGATCGGGCTTGTCATCTATGTGGCGTTGCTCGGGATCGTCTCGGCCGTCTGCATTTTCCTTCTCCCCGAAACCGCTCCCGCGCGACGCGGCGGGGATCTCCATGACTGGGGCGCGCCGCAACGCGAGCCAGCCTTGCACGAAGCACACGCATCGGCCGCTTTCGCTGCAGGCCAATAGCGCGCCAACAAGCACGCCGATACGGCAGCCCCTTGATACAGGATCACGACCATGTTTGCAGCCGTTCTCCACGAACCGAAGAAACTCCTCATCGACGAACTCGATGATCCGCAACCGCAAGCCGGTCAGGTCCAGATTCGCGTGCGCGCTGGCGGCATCTGCGGCTCCGATCTCTCGTATTACTTCAAGGGCAAGAGCGGCGATTTCGCGGTGCGCGAACCGTTCGTGCTGGGTCATGAAGTCGCGGGTGAAGTCGCGGCGCTAGGCGAGGGCGTGAGCGGCCTTGCCGTCGGGCAGCGTGTCGCCGTGAATCCGGGGCTCAACTGCGGCGTCTGCCGATACTGCGTCAAGGGCATGCCGAATCATTGCCTGAACATGCGCTTCATGGGCAGCGCGTCGACGTTTCCGCACATGCAGGGCATGTTCCGCCAGTTCATCGCGGTGAGCGCGCATCAGTGCGTGCCCGTGCCGGACGGACTCGACTTCGCGCAGGCGTCGATGGCCGAGCCGCTCGCGGTGGCGCTGCATGCGCTGCGCCTGGCCGGCTCGCTGGTCGGAGCGAAGGTGCTGCTGGTGGGTTGTGGACCGATCGGTTGCATTCTGCTTGCCGTGGCGAAGCGGGCGGGCGCGCACCGCATCGTTGCACTCGATCTCGCGGAAAAAGCATTGCAAATGGCGGCGACACTCGGCGCCGACGAAACCGTGCTCGCCAACGATCAAACACGCATCGATCAGTGGGCGCAGCAGCGCGGCACTTTCGACGTGGTGCTGGAGGCGTCGGGTAGTACGGCAGGCCTCGATACCGCGTTGCGCGCGGCGCGCGCGGGCGGCACGGTCATCCAGGTCGGCAATCTGCCGGCGGGGCAGTCGCCCGTGGCGGCAAACCTGGTGATGTCGAAGGAGCTTCGCTATCAGGGCTCGTTCCGCTTCACCGACGAATACGCCGTTGCCGCCGAAGAACTCGGCGCGCACAAGATCGATCTGCGCCCGCTGATGACGCACGCGTTCTCGCTCGAAGAAGCGAACCGTGCCTTCGAAGTCGCGCAAGACCGCACGCAATCGATGAAGGTTCATCTGAAGTTCGACTAACTCATCCACATGAACCGCCTGGACAGACAAAGAGGCGGAGCACTGGAGACACACCATGATCAAGAGCCAGCGATGGTTCGTCGTCGGCCTGCTGTTTCTTGCGGGCGTCATCAATTACCTCGACCGCGCGGCCCTTTCGATCGCCGCGCCGCTGATCCAGAAAGACCTGAACTTTTCGCATGCACAGATGGGCATCGTGTTCAGCAGTTTCTTCATCGGCTATGCGCTGTTCAACTTCATCGGCGGCGTGGCCTCCGATAAATTTGGCGCGAAGAAAGTGTTCGGCGGCGCGATGGGCATCTGGTCGATCTTCTGCGGCGCCACGGCGCTCGCGAGCGGGCTCGTCTCGCTGATCGTGCTGCGTGTGCTGTTCGGCATGGGGGAGGGCCCGTTCAGTTCGTCGAACAGCAAGATGGTGAACAACTGGTTTCCGCGCCGCGAAGTGGCGAGCGCGATCGGCGTCATCAGCTCGGGCACGCCGCTCGGCGGCGCGCTCGCGGGGCCTGTGGTCGGCTATATGGCGATCCAGTTCGGCTGGCGCTGGGCGTTCGTCGCGATTATGGTGTTCGGCCTCGCGTGGCTCGTGTTCTGGTCGTTTGCCACGACCGAACATCCGCAGCAGAACAGGCGCGTGAAGCCGGCCGAACTCGATCTGATCGTCGCGGGCCAGCAGCAGGCTTCGTCGATGGAACATGCGCCCGCGGGTAAGAAGACGGGACTCGGCTTCTACCTGAAGCAACCCATCATCCTCGCGACCGCGCTGGCGTTCTTCTCCTACAACTACGTGCTGTTCTTCTTTCTATCGTGGTTCCCGACCTATCTGACGGAAGCTCATCACATGTCGCTGCACGACATGAGCATCGCGACGGTGATCCCGTGGGTGCTCGGCAGCATCGGGCTCGCGGCAGGCGGCTTCATCACCGACTTCATCCTGCGCCTGACGGGCAAGCCGTTGCTGTCGCGGCGGATCGTGCTGTCGGTGTGCCTCGGCGCGGCGGCCGTGTGCGTCGGCTTCGCCGGACGCGTGCAGAGCATGCAGGGCGCCGTGGCGCTGATGTCGGTTTCGATTTTCTTCCTGTACGTCACCGGCTCCGTCTACTGGGCGGTGATCCAGG contains these protein-coding regions:
- a CDS encoding L-idonate 5-dehydrogenase; its protein translation is MFAAVLHEPKKLLIDELDDPQPQAGQVQIRVRAGGICGSDLSYYFKGKSGDFAVREPFVLGHEVAGEVAALGEGVSGLAVGQRVAVNPGLNCGVCRYCVKGMPNHCLNMRFMGSASTFPHMQGMFRQFIAVSAHQCVPVPDGLDFAQASMAEPLAVALHALRLAGSLVGAKVLLVGCGPIGCILLAVAKRAGAHRIVALDLAEKALQMAATLGADETVLANDQTRIDQWAQQRGTFDVVLEASGSTAGLDTALRAARAGGTVIQVGNLPAGQSPVAANLVMSKELRYQGSFRFTDEYAVAAEELGAHKIDLRPLMTHAFSLEEANRAFEVAQDRTQSMKVHLKFD
- a CDS encoding MFS transporter, encoding MADKKTRAMLRRVAAASTIGTAAEYYDFFVYGTAAVLVFGAKFFPSSDPLIGTLAAFATYAVGFVARPLGGIVFGHFGDRIGRKKALIVTILIVGLGTFAIGLLPDYSQIGVWAPASLILIRVLQGFGVGGEQAGAVLLTAEYAPPRERGFFASLVQLGAPAGFLIPSGLFALLSATLTHEQLMDWGWRLPFLGSIVLVVVGLYIRLRTEESPIFASIRETKAVESRPVVEVVKQFGPTIVKGVGAKLIEACTFAMYTMIVLAYGRAHGISESLLLQTIIVAVVLELLAIPLVGALSDRIGRRTTFITGAVLQVLLVVPLFHAVDSGNRLAIQAAMILAISVGHSLCYAPQASLFPELFPARVRCSGIALIWQIGSLIGSGVLGLVAVKLIQATHGNSIGLVIYVALLGIVSAVCIFLLPETAPARRGGDLHDWGAPQREPALHEAHASAAFAAGQ
- a CDS encoding MFS transporter, with product MIKSQRWFVVGLLFLAGVINYLDRAALSIAAPLIQKDLNFSHAQMGIVFSSFFIGYALFNFIGGVASDKFGAKKVFGGAMGIWSIFCGATALASGLVSLIVLRVLFGMGEGPFSSSNSKMVNNWFPRREVASAIGVISSGTPLGGALAGPVVGYMAIQFGWRWAFVAIMVFGLAWLVFWSFATTEHPQQNRRVKPAELDLIVAGQQQASSMEHAPAGKKTGLGFYLKQPIILATALAFFSYNYVLFFFLSWFPTYLTEAHHMSLHDMSIATVIPWVLGSIGLAAGGFITDFILRLTGKPLLSRRIVLSVCLGAAAVCVGFAGRVQSMQGAVALMSVSIFFLYVTGSVYWAVIQDTVRRENVGGVGGFVHLLANLAGVIGPAVTGFIVQATHGAYGSAFVLAGAIAVIGALCALVFIREPKSQKAPAERKLVW
- the manD gene encoding D-mannonate dehydratase ManD; this encodes MKIVRADVIVTCPGRNFVTLKVVTDEGVHGIGDATLNGRELAVASYLKDHVCPLLIGRDPGRIEDIWQFLYKGAYWRRGPVTMTAIAAVDMALWDILGKVANLPLYRLLGGASREGVMVYGHATGRDIPEALDRYQEHIEAGYKAIRIQCGVPNMRSVYGVSKGSGMYEPATKGAVEEQSWSTEKYLDFVPKLFEAVRDKFGFDTHMLHDVHHRLTPIEAARLGKSVEPYRLFWMEDPTPAENQAGFRLIREHTVTPIAVGEVFNSIWDCKQLIEEQLIDYIRATLTHAGGITHLKRIADFASLYQVRTGCHGPSDLSPVCMGAALHFDLWVPNFGVQEYMGFPKEALDVFPHAWSFDHGMMHPGEAPGHGVDIDEEAAARYPYDPAYLPVARLEDGTLWNW